In Arachis hypogaea cultivar Tifrunner chromosome 17, arahy.Tifrunner.gnm2.J5K5, whole genome shotgun sequence, a single window of DNA contains:
- the LOC112766273 gene encoding uncharacterized protein, which yields MMIMNKEQQDLQFLGLFGIYKESYKIILSWRKIFTKITLSLILPLSFMFLIQIQVSNSLFTKIINHSQQITSTPQDTPQFKKLSQTVSSEWVTFLVFKVFYLALSIIFSLLTTSAISYTISLFYASTHDDEVVNLRKAISIVPKICARLMTTFLCVFAALLIYNFVAVLVFIILALTINAYAGTENYAVLGVASVFSIILVLTYLVGLFYLSLIWQLSNSVTVLEDSYGFEAMKKSKELIKGKMGLSLLLFFTIIVSYGLIHFLFMMVVVQGWNMNSVVRIAYSILCLLLLSHQILLGQVTQTVLYFVCKCYHKQNIDKSDLSIYLEYQPLKNKDVC from the coding sequence ATGATGATCATGAACAAAGAACAACAAGACCTGCAGTTTCTTGGTCTCTTTGGGATCTACAAAGAGTCCTACAAGATCATACTCTCATGGAGGAAGATCTTCACCAAGATCACCTTATCCCTAATCCTCCCTCTCTCCTTCATGTTCTTAATCCAAATACAAGTTTCCAATTCACTCTTCACCAAGATCATCAACCACTCCCAACAAATCACCTCAACCCCACAAGACACACCCCAATTCAAAAAACTCTCCCAAACAGTTTCTTCCGAATGGGTAACTTTCTTGGTCTTCAAGGTCTTTTACTTGGCTTTGTCGATCATATTCTCCCTCCTTACAACCTCAGCAATATCCTACACCATCTCGTTGTTTTATGCTTCAACCCATGATGATGAGGTGGTGAATCTCAGAAAGGCTATAAGCATAGTTCCAAAGATATGTGCTAGGCTTATGACAACTTTCTTGTGCGTATTCGCGGCGCTTTTGATCTACAACTTCGTGGCGGTTCTTGTTTTTATCATATTGGCTTTGACAATAAACGCTTATGCTGGGACAGAAAATTATGCTGTTCTTGGGGTTGCATCAGTATTTTCAATCATATTGGTCTTGACGTATTTGGTTGGTTTATTCTACCTCTCATTGATTTGGCAACTATCCAATAGTGTAACGGTGTTGGAAGACTCATACGGATttgaagcaatgaagaagagCAAGGAATTAATAAAGGGGAAGATGGGGTTGTCCTTACTcttatttttcacaataattgTTTCCTATGGTTTGATACACTTTTTATTCATGATGGTTGTTGTTCAAGGATGGAACATGAACTCGGTGGTGAGAATAGCATATAGTATACTCTGTTTGTTGCTTTTGTCTCATCAAATCTTGTTAGGACAAGTTACCCAAACGGTGCTCTATTTTGTTTGCAAGTGTTACCACAAGCAAAATATTGACAAGTCTGATTTGTCAATTTACTTGGAATATCAGCCATTGAAGAATAAAGATGTATGTTGA